From the genome of Varibaculum prostatecancerukia, one region includes:
- a CDS encoding iron transporter yields the protein MKKKLLALAAVLALGMSLSGCGGTSSGGQAKPQESKSATEQKQPEKPSDPNVVGIKEIPVGDSGEQTNGPLNVNVVYFQAVDMEHGSMKMPPASESDMHFEIDASTNKKAEEFGYPADTFMPYLDDMKVTVKDQKTGEETDLGTMMPMIASDGPHYGNNIKLKPGLYDVTITIPSPEDKFMLHTGKDSSGVKGRFWKEPLKFEFKNWQWDGQVL from the coding sequence ATGAAAAAGAAGCTACTGGCTTTGGCAGCCGTCCTGGCGTTGGGCATGAGCCTCAGCGGCTGTGGCGGAACTTCGTCGGGCGGTCAGGCTAAGCCGCAGGAATCCAAGTCGGCGACCGAGCAGAAGCAGCCGGAAAAGCCCAGCGATCCCAATGTTGTAGGTATCAAGGAAATTCCGGTTGGGGATTCTGGCGAACAAACCAACGGGCCGCTGAATGTAAACGTTGTTTATTTCCAGGCTGTCGATATGGAGCACGGCTCGATGAAGATGCCTCCGGCTTCCGAGTCCGATATGCACTTCGAGATTGATGCTTCTACCAACAAGAAGGCAGAAGAATTCGGGTACCCGGCGGATACTTTCATGCCTTACCTGGACGATATGAAGGTTACAGTTAAGGATCAAAAGACCGGTGAGGAAACTGACCTGGGCACCATGATGCCGATGATTGCCTCTGACGGTCCTCACTACGGTAACAACATCAAGCTCAAGCCCGGCCTGTACGATGTGACCATCACCATCCCCTCTCCGGAAGACAAGTTCATGCTGCACACGGGTAAGGATTCCTCCGGGGTCAAGGGCCGTTTCTGGAAAGAACCGCTGAAGTTTGAGTTCAAGAACTGGCAGTGGGACGGGCAGGTTCTCTAA